Proteins encoded by one window of Candidatus Sumerlaea chitinivorans:
- a CDS encoding Sodium:solute symporter family protein — protein sequence MTLNWIDWLVIVAYFVVSLGVGILFSKRAGKSIQEFFVSGRSFPWWIAGTSMVATTFAADTPLAVTGLVAKYGLAGNWFWWAMAVGGMLTVFLFARLWRRAEVLTDVELIELRYGGRPAAFLRGFRAFYLAIPVNTIIIGWVNFAMLKVLKVTLFGEEANDWLLLGVMVAITAIYSMLSGLWGVAVTDVIQFVLAMGGCITLAVLAVQDVGGISALQQKVVAAYPEGDQVLRFLPDFSQVAWISWKMFLVYLFILWWASWYPGAEPGGGGYIVQRMASCKDEKHALLATLWFQIAHYCLRPWPWLIVAFVALVKYPELRTLSDPGEGFPRVMRDLLPPGLRGWLLTAFFAAYMSTLSTQVNWGASYLVNDLYKRFIKRDATDKHYAWVSRLASLVIVLLAAAVTPLITSVESAWKFLAALGAGTGAVFILRWFWWRINAWTEISAMVASLGFFLLVQAIASAKDQFGRLGQILSVPEYQTAFVAFATIGVWLVVTFLTRPESQSVLTSFYRKIRPANYGWRPIASQAPDVVPDNEAFVPSLLSALFGIITVYSVLPGVGYAIFGFYGKAALCFAIAAGGVSGIVLMLNRIGWERIGR from the coding sequence GTGACACTGAATTGGATCGATTGGCTCGTCATTGTAGCGTACTTTGTCGTCTCGTTGGGGGTTGGGATTCTGTTTTCAAAGCGGGCTGGAAAGAGCATCCAAGAGTTCTTTGTTTCCGGTCGGTCGTTCCCATGGTGGATCGCGGGAACATCGATGGTGGCCACGACGTTCGCAGCGGACACCCCACTTGCTGTAACCGGCTTGGTGGCGAAGTACGGTTTGGCCGGCAACTGGTTTTGGTGGGCCATGGCTGTGGGAGGGATGCTCACCGTTTTCCTGTTCGCCCGCTTGTGGCGCAGAGCCGAAGTGCTTACGGATGTGGAGCTCATCGAGCTACGCTATGGCGGGCGTCCAGCTGCGTTTCTGCGAGGATTTCGCGCATTTTATTTAGCGATTCCCGTCAACACGATCATTATCGGCTGGGTCAATTTCGCGATGCTCAAGGTGCTCAAGGTCACCCTGTTTGGAGAGGAAGCGAATGATTGGCTTCTTCTTGGAGTGATGGTGGCCATCACTGCCATCTATTCCATGCTCTCTGGCCTCTGGGGGGTTGCCGTCACCGACGTAATTCAGTTTGTGTTGGCGATGGGTGGATGCATCACGCTCGCCGTTCTCGCGGTTCAGGATGTAGGAGGAATCTCTGCTCTCCAACAAAAGGTGGTCGCAGCCTATCCTGAGGGCGACCAAGTTCTGCGGTTTCTCCCCGATTTTTCACAGGTTGCGTGGATTAGCTGGAAAATGTTCCTTGTCTATCTGTTTATCCTGTGGTGGGCGTCGTGGTATCCGGGCGCTGAGCCGGGGGGCGGCGGTTACATTGTTCAACGCATGGCTTCGTGCAAGGATGAAAAGCATGCGTTGTTGGCCACGTTGTGGTTCCAAATCGCCCACTACTGTTTACGCCCTTGGCCTTGGCTCATTGTTGCTTTTGTCGCTTTGGTCAAGTACCCGGAGCTTCGCACTCTTTCGGATCCCGGGGAGGGATTCCCACGTGTGATGCGCGATTTACTGCCACCCGGCCTGCGTGGATGGCTCCTTACAGCTTTCTTCGCGGCCTACATGTCCACACTCTCCACTCAGGTGAACTGGGGCGCTTCCTACTTGGTGAATGACCTGTACAAACGTTTTATCAAGCGGGACGCCACAGATAAGCATTATGCATGGGTGTCGCGCCTCGCCTCGCTGGTCATCGTCCTTCTTGCAGCCGCAGTCACGCCCCTGATCACCTCGGTGGAAAGCGCGTGGAAATTCCTTGCTGCGCTGGGAGCCGGGACGGGTGCGGTATTCATCCTGCGTTGGTTCTGGTGGCGAATCAACGCGTGGACGGAAATCAGCGCAATGGTGGCGTCGCTTGGTTTCTTCTTACTCGTCCAAGCGATTGCGAGCGCGAAGGACCAGTTCGGTCGTCTTGGGCAGATCCTCTCTGTGCCAGAGTATCAGACCGCGTTTGTGGCCTTCGCCACGATTGGTGTTTGGCTTGTGGTGACGTTCCTCACACGACCGGAGTCCCAATCGGTTCTCACAAGTTTTTATCGAAAAATCCGCCCGGCAAATTACGGCTGGCGGCCAATTGCATCGCAAGCCCCTGATGTGGTCCCCGACAACGAGGCGTTTGTTCCTTCGCTTTTGAGTGCCCTGTTTGGCATCATCACTGTGTACTCTGTGTTGCCCGGTGTCGGCTATGCGATCTTTGGATTTTATGGGAAAGCCGCACTATGCTTTGCGATTGCCGCAGGGGGAGTGAGCGGAATTGTACTCATGCTGAATCGCATCGGCTGGGAGAGAATCGGGCGATAG
- a CDS encoding 2-amino-4-hydroxy-6-hydroxymethyldihydropteridine pyrophosphokinase yields the protein MSYWVTAYLALGSNVSAERSLEDNLREACWELTEHPGLQIVATSSIYRSKPWGEVEQDDFLNAVIGIETLLSPRELLEYVKKVEREVGRIPTYRWGPRVIDIDILLYASLQVVEPDLVIPHPHLLERPFVFIPLLEIAPDVRLPDGQLLGTLVKWDAGSYPDLVKVGPLARRRTSK from the coding sequence ATGAGCTATTGGGTGACTGCATATCTTGCGCTTGGTTCAAACGTATCCGCCGAACGGAGTTTAGAGGACAATCTTCGGGAAGCGTGTTGGGAACTCACCGAGCATCCGGGGCTTCAGATTGTCGCCACGTCATCCATCTACCGCAGCAAACCATGGGGTGAAGTCGAACAAGACGATTTTCTAAACGCGGTGATCGGCATTGAAACATTGCTCAGTCCGCGAGAGCTCTTAGAATACGTGAAAAAAGTGGAGCGAGAAGTGGGCAGAATCCCAACATACCGGTGGGGCCCACGCGTCATTGATATCGACATCCTTCTCTACGCCAGCCTACAGGTCGTCGAACCCGACCTCGTCATCCCGCATCCGCATTTGCTTGAGCGCCCATTTGTTTTCATCCCGCTCTTAGAGATTGCGCCAGACGTGCGTCTGCCCGACGGACAACTGTTGGGTACGCTCGTAAAATGGGACGCAGGTTCTTATCCTGATTTGGTAAAAGTAGGACCGCTTGCTCGCCGGAGAACTTCAAAATGA
- a CDS encoding Hydroxymethylpyrimidine phosphate synthase ThiC produces MSRTHGSPEIPTGVSSEMRQPLPGSCKVYVSGSRPDIRVPMREIRLQPTRRSNGTFEDNGTLWVYDTSGPYTDPNVEINLTQGLPPIREKWIQERGDTVVLDGPTSAYAKARLDDPTLARVRFPNSRRPRRAQEGRRVTQMHYAKRGIITPEMEFAAIRENEELARARKHISEMAKRGEFSIRWKYLEKALEREITPEFVRSELARGRAILPANINHPELEPMVIGRNFLTKINANIGNSAVASSVREEVEKMVWAIRWGADTVMDLSTGQHIHETREWILRNSPVPIGTVPIYQALEKVGGVPEELTWEIFRDTLIEQAEQGVDYFTIHAGVLLRYVPLTANRVTGIVSRGGSIMAKWCLAHHKENFLYTHWREICEIMAAYDIAFSIGDGLRPGCIADANDEAQMAELHTQGELTRIAWEYDVQVMNEGPGHIPMHLIKENMDEQLEWCNEAPFYTLGPLVTDIAAGYDHIASAIGAAMIGWYGTALLCYVTPKEHLGLPDREDVRQGVVAYKIAAHAADLAKGHPAAFWRDYAMSKARFEFRWEDQFKLSLDPETAQAFHDETLPQEPMKEAHFCSMCGPKFCAMKITEEVRALAEQQGVRPEELLEQGLAQKSEEFRARGSEIYQPI; encoded by the coding sequence ATGAGTCGCACACATGGTTCGCCAGAGATCCCAACCGGCGTCTCATCCGAGATGCGTCAACCACTGCCGGGATCATGCAAAGTCTACGTTTCTGGTTCTCGCCCTGACATTCGGGTGCCAATGCGAGAGATCCGCCTGCAGCCGACTCGCCGCAGCAACGGTACTTTCGAAGACAATGGGACCTTGTGGGTCTATGACACCAGCGGCCCCTATACCGATCCCAACGTGGAGATCAATCTAACGCAGGGGCTCCCGCCAATTCGCGAAAAGTGGATCCAAGAACGTGGCGATACAGTCGTCTTGGATGGGCCCACGTCGGCCTACGCAAAAGCACGGCTCGATGACCCGACTTTGGCTCGTGTACGTTTCCCTAATTCCCGGCGGCCAAGACGAGCCCAAGAAGGGCGACGAGTCACGCAGATGCACTACGCCAAGCGTGGCATCATTACACCTGAAATGGAGTTTGCAGCAATCCGCGAAAACGAAGAGCTGGCGCGGGCTCGCAAACACATCTCGGAAATGGCAAAGCGTGGCGAGTTTTCCATCCGGTGGAAATACTTGGAGAAAGCGCTGGAACGAGAGATCACTCCCGAGTTTGTTCGATCAGAATTAGCGCGCGGGCGTGCGATCCTGCCAGCCAACATTAACCATCCAGAACTCGAGCCGATGGTGATTGGTCGCAACTTTCTTACTAAGATCAACGCAAACATCGGGAATTCGGCAGTGGCTTCTTCCGTGCGCGAAGAAGTCGAAAAGATGGTCTGGGCAATTCGGTGGGGCGCTGACACCGTGATGGATCTGTCCACTGGCCAGCACATTCATGAAACGCGCGAATGGATCCTTCGCAACAGCCCGGTGCCAATCGGAACGGTTCCAATTTATCAGGCCTTGGAGAAAGTCGGCGGGGTTCCCGAAGAGCTTACGTGGGAAATTTTCCGCGACACGCTGATCGAACAAGCTGAACAGGGCGTGGACTACTTCACGATTCATGCTGGTGTGTTGCTGCGCTATGTTCCGCTTACGGCAAATCGCGTGACAGGCATTGTATCTCGTGGCGGAAGCATTATGGCCAAATGGTGTCTCGCGCATCACAAGGAAAACTTCCTATACACCCATTGGCGAGAGATCTGTGAGATCATGGCCGCCTACGACATTGCCTTTTCGATTGGAGATGGTCTGCGGCCGGGTTGCATTGCGGATGCGAACGACGAGGCGCAAATGGCTGAACTCCACACGCAGGGAGAGCTCACCCGCATTGCTTGGGAATACGATGTGCAGGTGATGAACGAGGGCCCGGGGCACATCCCGATGCACCTGATCAAAGAAAATATGGACGAACAACTGGAGTGGTGCAACGAGGCTCCATTCTACACGCTTGGGCCTCTTGTGACCGATATTGCTGCGGGCTATGATCACATTGCGAGTGCGATCGGGGCTGCGATGATCGGATGGTATGGGACAGCGTTGCTCTGCTACGTCACCCCGAAGGAACACTTGGGGCTCCCCGATCGCGAAGACGTACGTCAGGGGGTCGTCGCGTACAAAATCGCCGCGCATGCTGCCGATCTGGCGAAAGGCCATCCAGCAGCGTTTTGGCGAGATTATGCAATGAGTAAAGCGAGGTTTGAGTTCCGGTGGGAGGATCAATTCAAACTCTCTCTCGATCCGGAAACGGCCCAAGCCTTCCATGATGAGACACTTCCGCAGGAACCTATGAAGGAAGCCCACTTCTGCTCGATGTGCGGACCGAAGTTCTGCGCTATGAAGATCACCGAAGAGGTGCGCGCACTAGCCGAGCAACAAGGAGTTCGACCAGAAGAGCTTCTTGAGCAAGGATTAGCTCAAAAAAGCGAAGAATTCCGGGCTCGGGGAAGTGAGATTTACCAACCCATCTAA
- a CDS encoding Type IV fimbrial assembly protein PilC, with amino-acid sequence MAENKEQQQPGTTVKKEEILQKLREQQAASVGTGGAPTTSSSPSTSSGGALWGGISTRQMAAYCRQLATLVDVGVPLLRSLKILAERSAHPKLRKVTADVARRVEEGQAFSSALAAHPRVFSPMFISVVRTGEAGGILEEALRRLSELLERQAEIRRRVVGALIYPVITLIIEIIIIGIIMVYALPKLVAAYPKPEDLPEITRVLMSISTWVATNWLIALIVLAAVVVGFWLFRRTPSGRALTQSIALRLPLCGNLIRKINVERFSRTLGSLTAAGIPLIEALAITAETSDNEVLRRTLLRVRETVERGGKMDEPMRSEPVFDAMVVDMVMVGDEAGALDTMLLKLADIYDSEVDVALRSLSSILEPLLIVFLGLAVGFLAVAVFLPYVSLVNNPALVVE; translated from the coding sequence ATGGCAGAGAATAAAGAACAGCAACAACCGGGGACCACGGTGAAAAAAGAGGAAATCCTACAGAAGTTGCGTGAGCAACAGGCAGCAAGCGTGGGTACAGGGGGTGCTCCAACCACCTCGTCTTCCCCTTCCACTTCAAGCGGTGGGGCGCTTTGGGGCGGTATTAGCACTCGCCAAATGGCTGCGTACTGTCGCCAACTTGCTACGTTAGTTGACGTGGGTGTCCCACTTCTCCGCAGCCTGAAGATTCTCGCTGAGCGCAGCGCTCATCCCAAATTGAGAAAGGTCACAGCGGATGTTGCGCGTCGCGTTGAAGAAGGCCAAGCCTTCAGTAGCGCATTGGCGGCTCATCCGCGCGTTTTTTCCCCAATGTTTATCAGCGTCGTGCGTACCGGCGAAGCCGGGGGCATTCTTGAGGAAGCGCTTCGCCGACTGTCCGAGCTGCTGGAACGCCAAGCAGAGATCCGTCGCCGCGTCGTGGGGGCTCTCATTTATCCGGTGATCACGTTGATCATCGAGATTATCATCATCGGGATTATCATGGTTTATGCCCTCCCCAAGTTGGTGGCCGCCTATCCGAAGCCCGAGGATCTGCCGGAGATCACGCGAGTTCTTATGAGCATTTCCACCTGGGTGGCTACGAATTGGCTTATCGCTCTGATTGTCTTGGCGGCCGTCGTTGTTGGATTCTGGCTATTCCGGAGGACGCCCAGCGGTCGGGCGCTTACCCAAAGTATTGCGCTGCGGCTCCCCCTCTGCGGGAACCTAATCCGAAAGATCAACGTTGAGCGTTTCTCGCGCACACTTGGTAGCCTGACCGCGGCTGGCATCCCGCTTATTGAAGCGTTGGCGATTACTGCAGAAACGAGTGATAACGAAGTGTTACGTCGCACCCTTTTGAGGGTTCGCGAAACCGTTGAACGGGGCGGGAAGATGGATGAGCCCATGCGCAGCGAACCCGTGTTTGATGCCATGGTCGTGGACATGGTGATGGTGGGGGATGAGGCTGGCGCACTTGATACCATGCTCCTCAAGCTTGCTGACATTTACGACAGCGAGGTGGATGTGGCTTTGCGTAGCCTCAGCTCGATTCTTGAGCCGCTGCTGATCGTCTTCCTTGGCTTGGCGGTTGGTTTCCTTGCGGTGGCAGTGTTCTTACCGTACGTATCGCTGGTCAACAATCCAGCTTTGGTGGTCGAATAA
- a CDS encoding Type IV fimbrial assembly, ATPase PilB: protein MSTPLQNEKILRIALLFREATVLDEPHWEEFAKRAGLKTVKGVMDVLNQEVSLAAFKDLMFLDLRALIPGKTVARLDEVLSATVKIYPGEIAYILRQNQPDVARLGQLLLAHNLVKLSQIEAALDRAEKNALNVYDVLVAEGIVTPENIEKLVRERTSEFALENRILLAGDILVFNSLITREDFARALESRAVTKAPLYKTLADLKLLTQQELFAALESGIELPMIEVLAYDFSQELLERFPPEFMRRQLFLPLSLTDSCFEIATSDPFNLALCDTISFLTGKRVSPVYSPHQELLGKLETLPAFGGGGVGDKLTTLPPPVVRRTARTTSAAPQQPARPTPMTGGDEARRVPEADRIRPVEREPFVDNLSTVQLVTQIMESAIATRATDVHIEPQADEIRVRYRIDGELHNIMRVPKEMALSVTSRIKVLAGMNVTERRRPQDGHFSLDVETGSYDFRISTLPSIHGETIVMRVLDSSRVMTGLDQLGLEIEQLKAIERLIVRPHGLILVTGPTGSGKTSTLYACLSTVNREGVNIITIEDPVEYQLEGITQVQVDPNIDLTFANGLRSALRQDPDIIMVGEIRDSDTAATAIRAALTGHLVFSTLHTNTALGAINALAHMGIDHFLIASAVSGIIAQRLVRKICDECKRPYVPTKGILAELGLPENSRKRFYRGEGCPACFKTGYHGRTGVFEVVEVREELRRAIADRVSEDDLRTLADKHSKRLFQVGVEKVLKGITTPEEMLKAVTVF, encoded by the coding sequence TTGAGCACGCCTCTGCAAAACGAAAAGATTTTGCGGATAGCCCTACTCTTTCGGGAAGCCACAGTGCTCGATGAGCCGCACTGGGAGGAGTTTGCCAAACGGGCTGGACTCAAGACCGTTAAGGGCGTCATGGACGTTCTCAATCAAGAAGTGTCGCTGGCTGCCTTCAAAGATTTGATGTTCTTGGACCTTCGAGCACTGATTCCCGGCAAGACGGTTGCTCGACTCGACGAAGTCCTGAGCGCAACCGTAAAGATTTATCCGGGAGAAATTGCCTACATCTTGCGCCAGAACCAGCCAGACGTGGCGCGCCTTGGCCAGCTTCTTCTTGCCCACAATCTGGTCAAGCTCTCCCAAATCGAGGCGGCGCTCGACCGCGCTGAGAAAAACGCACTCAACGTCTATGATGTTCTCGTTGCCGAAGGGATTGTAACACCGGAGAACATTGAGAAGTTAGTGCGTGAGCGTACGTCGGAATTTGCCCTTGAGAACCGAATCCTGTTGGCTGGGGACATCCTCGTTTTCAATTCCCTCATTACACGCGAGGATTTTGCGCGAGCGCTTGAAAGCCGCGCAGTCACAAAAGCGCCTCTCTACAAGACGCTGGCGGATCTCAAACTGCTCACTCAACAAGAGCTTTTCGCCGCTTTGGAAAGCGGGATTGAGTTACCAATGATTGAAGTTCTGGCGTATGACTTTTCGCAGGAGTTGTTGGAGCGATTCCCACCAGAGTTTATGCGACGGCAGCTGTTCTTGCCGCTATCTCTTACAGATAGTTGCTTCGAGATCGCAACATCGGATCCTTTCAACTTGGCCCTCTGTGATACGATTAGCTTCCTGACGGGGAAGCGGGTGTCGCCTGTCTATTCGCCACATCAGGAACTCTTAGGGAAGCTTGAAACTCTGCCAGCATTTGGAGGTGGGGGCGTAGGAGATAAGCTGACAACTCTGCCTCCTCCTGTGGTGCGTCGCACGGCTCGCACAACTTCTGCTGCGCCCCAGCAACCGGCACGTCCAACCCCAATGACGGGAGGGGACGAAGCACGCCGAGTTCCAGAGGCCGACCGCATACGTCCCGTGGAAAGAGAGCCGTTTGTGGACAACCTGTCCACCGTCCAGCTTGTGACGCAGATTATGGAAAGTGCGATTGCCACGCGTGCCACAGACGTTCACATCGAGCCGCAGGCTGACGAAATCCGTGTCCGCTACCGCATTGATGGTGAACTCCACAACATCATGCGTGTGCCAAAAGAAATGGCATTGTCTGTTACGTCACGAATCAAAGTGCTTGCAGGCATGAACGTCACCGAGCGGCGCCGCCCCCAGGATGGACATTTTAGCTTGGACGTTGAAACAGGGAGCTACGATTTCCGAATCTCAACGCTTCCTTCGATTCACGGCGAGACGATTGTGATGCGCGTCTTAGACAGCTCGCGTGTCATGACCGGCCTTGATCAACTTGGCCTCGAAATCGAACAACTCAAAGCAATCGAGCGACTGATTGTGCGTCCCCACGGACTCATCCTCGTCACAGGGCCGACAGGCAGTGGAAAAACTTCCACCCTCTACGCTTGTCTGAGCACAGTGAACCGCGAAGGCGTCAATATCATCACCATCGAGGATCCTGTCGAGTATCAGTTGGAGGGGATCACGCAGGTACAAGTGGATCCAAACATTGATCTGACATTTGCCAATGGCCTGCGCAGTGCGTTGCGACAGGATCCAGATATCATCATGGTGGGGGAAATCCGTGATAGCGATACAGCCGCGACGGCAATTCGTGCCGCTCTCACGGGCCATCTTGTTTTTTCCACTCTCCACACCAACACAGCTCTTGGGGCCATCAATGCTCTCGCACACATGGGAATAGACCACTTCCTAATCGCTTCAGCTGTGAGCGGGATTATCGCGCAGCGCCTCGTGCGAAAGATTTGTGACGAGTGCAAACGCCCCTACGTTCCCACGAAAGGCATTCTGGCGGAGCTTGGATTGCCGGAGAATTCACGAAAGCGATTCTACCGAGGCGAAGGCTGCCCTGCATGTTTCAAAACGGGATATCATGGTCGCACGGGCGTCTTTGAAGTGGTGGAGGTGCGCGAAGAGCTCCGCCGTGCGATTGCTGACCGCGTGAGTGAGGACGATCTCCGCACCCTTGCGGACAAGCATAGCAAGCGCCTCTTTCAGGTTGGCGTGGAAAAGGTTCTAAAGGGGATCACCACCCCTGAAGAGATGCTCAAAGCAGTGACGGTTTTTTGA
- a CDS encoding two component transcriptional regulator, winged helix family has product MKLLVVEDSRRLREALASGLRRVGYAVDTAEDGETGWLLAVSGNYDVVILDLMLPKLDGLTVLRRLRERGNNVNVLVLTAKDAVPDRVAGLRTGADDYLPKPFAFEELVARIEALVRRKHGTKNPRIVVGDLVVDTAARSVSLRGQQVNLTAREYAILEYLAIHRGRVVTKRQLEDAVYDERVEVGSNVIESAISILRRKIDRPGAPSFIQTRRGFGYVLIAPEEADSVWESVP; this is encoded by the coding sequence ATGAAACTCTTAGTCGTCGAGGATTCCCGCCGCCTTCGCGAAGCGTTAGCGTCGGGACTCCGGCGCGTGGGTTACGCGGTGGACACTGCTGAGGACGGGGAAACGGGATGGTTACTGGCAGTTTCTGGCAACTATGACGTGGTGATTCTCGATCTTATGTTGCCCAAGCTCGACGGGCTTACTGTCCTTCGGCGATTGCGCGAGCGCGGGAACAATGTGAATGTTCTGGTTCTTACCGCGAAAGATGCCGTACCAGACCGGGTTGCGGGCCTTCGTACGGGGGCGGATGACTATCTCCCCAAGCCATTTGCATTCGAGGAACTTGTGGCTCGCATCGAAGCGCTTGTGCGGCGCAAGCACGGCACGAAGAACCCCCGCATTGTTGTCGGCGATCTGGTGGTGGACACTGCGGCGCGCTCAGTCAGCTTGCGTGGCCAACAAGTGAACCTCACCGCGCGCGAATATGCGATTCTGGAGTACCTCGCGATCCACCGGGGGCGAGTTGTGACAAAGCGCCAGCTCGAAGACGCGGTTTATGACGAGCGGGTCGAAGTCGGGAGCAACGTCATTGAATCCGCGATCAGTATCCTTCGGCGGAAGATCGATCGCCCGGGTGCTCCCTCATTTATCCAAACCCGCCGCGGGTTCGGTTACGTCCTAATTGCCCCAGAGGAAGCGGACTCCGTTTGGGAATCCGTCCCATGA
- a CDS encoding two-component sensor (kinase): protein MKRNRSIQATLVVGLVGALALLCILIGITTYRMVRRGLVGEFDYALLSKARAIASLVQIKANGELEFDFSGEAMREFSFRHPQEYFEIRYLDGQVLEKSESLGDHELPQIVNDKPTFLDVPLPDGQSGRAVCLTFHPAWDHEDEEETRSHQEMPEEVAPTSVTLSITLARERGTLDQRLNATLGALAVGNVLLIVAAVGVVVGVVRWALRPLHSLAAFAESVTAEKLNLRISATGLPEELVPVAQRLNDLLKRLQDAFERERRYSTDVAHELRTPLAEIRTSLEVGLLVPEDHSALRGGAQEALEAVKQAEELVSTLLWLARCEKEATLESLEAVSFVAAWEAIRESIEKQAEKRCIELAVAMDSEATVPARPSLLVACLRNIIENAVEYTPDKCKVEIAAGIEDGLAYCRVRNPAPHLTDEDVERLFEPFWRKDTSRSDRTHSGLGLTITRSLCKLMGLSVTAKLDPDGWLAISICPQRARP from the coding sequence ATGAAACGAAATCGCTCCATACAAGCGACCCTCGTTGTGGGACTTGTGGGAGCGCTTGCGCTGCTATGCATCTTGATCGGAATCACCACCTACCGGATGGTACGGCGTGGCCTTGTGGGCGAGTTTGACTACGCTTTGCTGTCCAAGGCTCGGGCAATTGCGAGCCTTGTCCAAATCAAAGCTAATGGCGAGCTTGAATTTGACTTCAGCGGGGAGGCGATGCGCGAGTTCAGCTTTCGTCACCCGCAAGAGTACTTCGAGATCCGCTACCTTGATGGCCAAGTGCTGGAAAAATCCGAGTCTCTCGGTGACCACGAGCTGCCCCAAATCGTAAATGATAAACCCACATTCTTAGACGTGCCACTGCCCGACGGGCAATCAGGGCGAGCCGTTTGCCTAACCTTTCATCCTGCGTGGGACCATGAAGACGAGGAAGAAACGCGCAGCCACCAAGAAATGCCAGAGGAGGTAGCACCAACCAGCGTCACGCTCTCGATCACTCTTGCTCGTGAACGAGGCACATTGGATCAACGGTTGAACGCAACATTAGGGGCGTTGGCGGTGGGAAATGTGTTGCTTATCGTTGCTGCGGTCGGCGTGGTGGTTGGCGTCGTGCGATGGGCGCTCCGCCCTCTCCACTCGTTAGCAGCCTTTGCAGAATCTGTCACGGCCGAGAAACTCAACTTGCGGATCTCGGCCACAGGCTTGCCCGAGGAATTGGTCCCAGTAGCCCAACGCTTGAATGATCTCCTGAAACGGTTGCAGGATGCCTTTGAGCGGGAGCGGCGTTATTCAACGGACGTGGCGCATGAATTGCGTACACCTCTTGCGGAAATACGTACGTCGCTTGAGGTGGGATTGCTCGTGCCAGAGGACCACTCGGCCCTTCGAGGCGGCGCGCAAGAAGCTTTGGAAGCCGTCAAACAAGCGGAAGAACTTGTCTCAACTCTCCTGTGGCTCGCGCGCTGCGAAAAGGAAGCAACACTTGAGAGCCTCGAGGCTGTTTCGTTTGTCGCAGCATGGGAAGCAATCCGCGAATCGATTGAGAAGCAGGCCGAGAAGCGTTGCATTGAGCTTGCGGTGGCTATGGATTCAGAAGCGACCGTACCCGCGCGGCCCTCCTTGCTTGTAGCCTGCTTGCGTAACATCATCGAAAACGCAGTCGAATACACTCCAGACAAGTGCAAAGTCGAGATTGCCGCTGGGATTGAGGATGGGCTCGCGTACTGCAGGGTGCGCAATCCCGCTCCTCACTTGACCGATGAAGACGTCGAGCGCCTTTTTGAGCCCTTTTGGCGTAAGGATACTTCGCGTTCCGACCGCACCCACAGCGGTCTTGGGCTCACCATCACTCGTTCGCTCTGCAAATTGATGGGATTAAGCGTCACGGCAAAACTCGACCCAGACGGCTGGTTAGCCATTTCCATCTGTCCCCAACGCGCTCGCCCGTAG
- a CDS encoding Type IV pilin PilA, with protein sequence MQTYRGFTLIELLVVVAIVAILAAIALPNFLEAQTRAKVARARADLRTAATALEAYAVDENRYPPDQPRPDLEGFFAAAQLTTPVAYLSSLAAVIDPFRRDLDFVPADADEVYRYWNLSERRTSPLMLPAAENGWLNYGAWVVSSAGPDRVDNYPTSGAHRFESLPYDPTNGTVSSGDILRSAKGGQ encoded by the coding sequence ATGCAAACCTACCGAGGTTTTACCCTGATTGAGTTACTTGTTGTTGTAGCCATTGTGGCAATCCTTGCAGCGATTGCATTGCCAAATTTTTTAGAGGCCCAGACACGAGCAAAGGTTGCCCGGGCTCGCGCTGACCTGCGCACCGCGGCCACCGCACTCGAAGCTTATGCAGTGGATGAAAACCGTTACCCACCGGATCAACCCCGTCCAGATCTGGAGGGTTTCTTTGCGGCAGCCCAGCTTACCACACCCGTCGCGTACCTAAGCAGTTTGGCGGCGGTCATTGATCCATTTCGGCGAGATCTCGATTTTGTGCCTGCGGATGCCGACGAGGTTTACCGCTACTGGAACCTTTCCGAACGCCGCACGAGTCCGCTCATGCTTCCAGCGGCAGAAAACGGTTGGCTAAACTACGGTGCATGGGTTGTGAGTTCTGCGGGACCGGACCGGGTGGACAACTATCCAACAAGTGGAGCCCATCGCTTTGAATCTCTACCCTACGACCCCACAAACGGCACCGTTAGTAGCGGCGATATTCTTCGGTCAGCGAAAGGGGGACAGTAA